GGATAGAGGATCTCCGTGTTGCGGCAAAAGTTCTCAAGGGTAAGAAAAGACATCCTGATGTACGGCTGATAATAATTCCGGCAACACAGGAAATATACAGTCAGGCGATGAAAGAAGGTCTTTTTGATACCTTTATGAAAGCGGAAGCCGCCATCTCGACTCCCACCTGCGGCCCCTGCCTAGGCGGCCATATGGGAATACTTGCGGAAGGCGAAAGATGCGTGGCTACGACCAACAGGAACTTTGTGGGAAGAATGGGACATCCCAAGTCCGAAGTATACCTCTCAAATGCAGCTGTGGCTGCGGCTTCGGCCGTTGCAGGGCAAATCGCCTCGCCCGAAGCTCTCTAGTCCCGGGATCATTAAGGCAGAGCCGCGTTCAATACCGCCCAGTCAGAATTTGCTAACTGGTTGATTATCTTATAGAAGTTATAGATCTCGGAGCCTTCGCCTGCTATTACTTTTGCTTTATCCATTGCGGTAGCGGCTTCGACCCCTGCACTGTGAGCTCTTGACTTTTCAAGCGACAGCAAACCCAGCCAGCCGGAAGAAGAGTCATAGGGACTTGTGTAGGTTATCCTCATGGCTTCGTTAGCCTCGTCCCTCATAGAAGCTGCCAGATTATCCAGAGCAGTTTCAAGGGAAGCGCCCACTTGGTTCATGCTTTGCTGGGCAGCAAAACTTGTAAGAGTTGAGTTCCACAGGTTCGCCGAACTTTGGAGGGTCGTCTTGGCCCATTTGCCCCAGTCATACGCCTGATAGACCGCTCCCCCTGCCGAAACCAGAGTCGAAGTGGCCAAATTCCCGAACACACTGGAAGCAAGGTCAAGAAAATTCAGGCCTGTTTCGATCCCGTACCCCTGCACATCAGTGGGCCCGAACAGCCCGCAGGCACTGACAATTATCTTGGTCATTTCCAGCCCGTAGTTTATGCTGGAAGAAGAAGTTCTTCTTGCCCTTACTGTATTGGCAAGGTCCTTATACATGGCAGCGCGCTCCAGCCTGCCGGCTATCCATTTGGCTGCCGCGTTCCTCTGGGCAAGAGTCCTTGCACCTTCGGGAGCCGTCCTCCCCACATAAAAGACCATGCTCTGGGTCTTTCGCGGAACGGTTTTGGTATCGGCGCTCAAGGTCACTTTGTACCTGGTAACAGGATTCGGCTGCAGAGGATAGATGTCCCAGAAGCCCCAGTTGTCATAGGTTCCTCTCATCGAGTCCGCGCCTGTATTTGAATTGCCGGTGCCTCCCACTATCCACGACCAGGACGCAAAATCGAACCTTTCCAGGGTCTGCCAGACATTATTCTTGTATCCGGCAAGTTTGGAATCATCCCTGAGCCTGTATCTGACGCTGAATTTGCCGTCTATCGGATAGGTGCTTACATAAGGAGGAGCCTTTATTTCTGTTCCGAAATTTACAACTGTATATTTATTGGAAACGCTTTCCAGAACCGCCTGTGTTTCACCCAGATAAAGAGAGGCAAATGAAACGGATTGAAGCAGAAACACGCATAGGACCGCAAAAAGCGGAAACCGCATTCTTAGCATTATTCACCCTCCTGGGCAAAGATAATAGCACACGCAATAAATTTGTTCAATAAAGCCCGTCGCCGCGCGTTTTTTTGATATAATGAGGTCATGCAAGGCAAAGTCTGGAAATTCAAAGACAATATCGATACTGACCTCATAATACCGGCCAGATATCTGAACACGCATGATCCTGCGGAGCTGGCAAAGCATTGCATGGAGGATGCCGACCCTGAGTTCGCAAAAAAAGCGGGCAAGGGGGATTTTATTGTCGCAGGTGAAAATTTCGGCTGCGGCTCATCCCGCGAACACGCTCCGGTCGCGATCAAGGCCGCCGGTATTTCGGCTGTTATCGCAAAGTCTTTTGCCAGGATATTTTTCAGGAATTCCATTAATGTCGGGCTTCCGATAATGGAAATAAAAGAAACTGACGAGATAAGCGAAGGAGACATCCTGAAGGTGGACCTGGAAAAAGGCACGATAAATGATGGAACAACAGGAAAAACCTACAGAGCCGAACCGTTCCCGGAGTTCATGAAGAACATAATAGACAAAGGAGGCCTTGTACAGCATGTCAAAGAAAAACTATAAGATAGGAGTTATCGGAGGGGACGGAACGGGGCCGGAAGTGGTTGCGGAAGCTCTAAAAGTTTTGAAGGCTGTCGAGAAAAAATTCAGCATCAAATGCGAAACCACCCAGCTCCCCTATGACGGCAACAGATATCTTGAGACAGGCATAACAATAACTGATGAAGAGATAAACGGGCTTAAGAAATATGACGCGGTGCTTCTTGGCGCAATCGGCCATCCAAAAGTGGCTCCCGGCATCCTTGAAAAAGGCATTTTGTTAAAGACAAGGTTCGGTCTTGATCAGTACATCAATCTGCGCCCGGTCAAGCTCTATGAGAATGTCTGGACACCGTTAAAGGACAAAGGGCCGGAGCACATAGACTTTGTGGTCGTAAGGGAAAATACCGAGGGGCTCTATGTAGGCACGGGGGGATCGCTCAAAAAAGGGACCAAGGATGAAGTCGCGATACAGGACTCGATAAACACCAGAAAAGGCGTTGAAAGGTGCATAAGGTACGCTTTTGAACTGGCAAGAAAACGGGACAAAAAGAAACAACTTACGCTGGTTGGAAAGACGAATGTTCTGACATATGCGTTCGATCTGTGGGAAAGAACATTCTATGAAGTGGCAAAAGAATATCCTGACATCAAACCGGACTACGCTCATGTGGACGCCACCTGCATGTGGTTTGTAAAGAACCCGGAATGGTTTGACGTTATTGTAACCGACAATTTGTTCGGAGACATAATAACCGACCTGGGAGCAATGATCCAGGGCGGAATGGGAATAGCAGCCGGCGGGAATATAAACCCCGAGGGTGTCTCGATGTTTGAGCCTATAGGCGGATCTGCGCCAAAATACACCGGAAAGAATGTTATAAATCCTCTCGCCGCGATCGGCGCTCTTCAGATGCTGCTTGAGAACATCGGCGAAGAAAAGGCTGCGGCAGCCGTTGAAAAGTCAATAATGGCCGCTTGCAAAAAGATGAAGTCGATGGCTGCGGGCAAGATGGGTTATTCAACAACAGAGGTCGGGGATATGGTTGCGGAAGGTATTTGATTCATAGATTCAAACCCATGATTTGTCCATTCTTTTTGTTTTAATTAAGCCATATTTTAGACAGCTTTTCCCACAAGTTCTCTCTCCCCTGCGCCGATATATCTTTAGGCCCCAAATAAACCCATGAAACTCGAAGAACTTCAGTATCTTAAATGGATCATTGATGAGTTCAACGAAGCTCTGTCGCTGAACCCGTTCACCCGCACCCTGCACAGCCCTATAGAAATAAAGGATGTGCTGGACGAGGAAGGCAATGTCACCCAGCCGGACAGGCTTTTTGTAGCTTCGCAGATATACCGATGGATCATGGGCGGAAAATGGAGAATACTGGACCTGGAAAAACTCCTTAAGAGGCACAAGGAAAAGTTTGATAAAAAGAGGATAAAAAGTCTCGTGAAAGACCTTATCGAAAACCAGCAGATTAGCAGCGCAGACAGCCTTAAACTCTGCCTTCTCCTTACAGGCATCAGAACAGAGATCATCGACAACGCAAAATATGTGCTGCGTAAAAAAGCCTTTAGATCGGCCAGCCACGGAAAACTCTGGTCCTCAATAGGCTATTACGATATGAAGGACCGCAGCATTCATGTAAGCACGGAGGGCATGATAAACAAAGAAAAGGTCGTATTTCCCGCTCAGGATGTTATAGAAACCGCCGCTCACGAACTTGGGCATCACATCTACATAAGCCTTTTGACCAAGCAGATCAAAGCCCCGCAAGGCGCCGTCAGAAGCATCAGAAAGATAGTCAGGTACGCCAAGGTCTCGCACAGCCGGAACGTGCACGAGCACTGGCTCAAGTTCTACAAGAAAGACTATTCAAGGGAATGGGAAACGAACAAGACACTTCAGATCATCCCAAAAGAGGTCTACATAAGATACGGGATAGAAAGCGAGCTTTTTGCCCAGATCATAAGCGGAAAAACCACGGTCTCAAAGGCAAAAAGAAAGCAGATAGTGGACCTGATCAACCTCGGCTCCCCAAAAGCCTGACATAATTTAAAAGATTCATTTCTCTCCAGACCTGTCCCGCATAGTATAACGCCAGGTCCAGGGACTCAATAGGCCTTAACAGGTCCAACTTGGCAAGATGGGAAAAATTAAAAGCATGAGCAGTAAGGACCCCTAAGGCGTTCCACACCGTAAGCTTGTCATCAAGCCTGCCGGCATCAAGGACTAAAGGATTTGACTCCTCGCCTTTTCTGTAGCCAAAATTCAGGAACCTGGCATCAAAGCTAAGGGTAAGTCCCTTTTCCCAAAGCCTCCTGTTTACGGCTATAAAATCGTCAAGATGCCCTTTTACCTGATGAGCATCCCTTTGACCCGGCAAAGTCCTGATAAGCCCATCGAACAGTTCCACTCTCTCCTGAAAAATGGTATTGCCTACAACGGAGGTTTTCGGCATTTGCTCGGGAATGCGGGCTATTCCAATAGCATAACTCCTCAAAAAAGCCAATCCCAGTCTGCTGCAAGGATCAAAACGGGATATCTTTCGCACGGACTTCCCGTCTTCAGAAAGGAATACCCTCGATTGAAGGCCATAACCTATTTGTTTGGTGGTTATTGAAACCGGCATTTCTACCTCTACAGGTATATCGGCGCAAATTAATACGATTTCATCCTATCGAGGGATAGGGCCTATTTTGAGATGCCTGCTGCAGGCGAACTTGCACTGGCATATTCCCTGACGGGCATTCTTCCGGAAAGAAACGACTTTCTGCCGGCTTCCACCGCAAGCTTCATTGACTCAGCCATCAGAACTGGATTTTCGGCCTCGGCTACTGCAGTATTGATAAGACACGCATCCGCCCCTGTTTCCATGGCTACAGCGGCATCTGAGGCACAGCCGATGCCGGAATCCACCACCACAGGAACAGATACCGACGCCTTAATAAGTTTTATCTTGGCATAATTAGGCACTCCCTGACCGGACCCTATGAACGAGGCTCCCGGCATTACCGTGGAGCATCCTATCTCGGCAAGCTTTTTTGCGACCGTTACATCATCGGTGGTATAGGGAAGAACTATAAAACCTTCTTTGATCAGTATCTTTGCGGCCTCTATCGTGGCTATAGGGTCAGGAAAAAGATATTTTGGATCAGCGATCACTTCCAGTTTAACCCAGTTTGTAAGTCCAGCGGCCTTTCCAAGCCTGGCTATCCTGACAGCCTCGTCCACGCTGTAGCAGCCTGCGGTATTGGGAAGAATAAAGTACTTGTTTCTGTCTATATAGTCAAGCAGGCTTTTTTCCTGCGGCTTGTCCAGATTCACTCTGCGCACGGCAACCGTAACGATCTCGCAGCCGGAGGCATCAAGGGCTTCTTTCATTAACTCAAAAGTCTTGTATTTTCCGGTCCCCAGCATTAGTCTTGACCTGAATTTTCGCCCCGCTATTACAAGTTCCTCGCTCATTTAAAAGCCCTCCTTAATTTTTTTGTTGAAGAAGCTATGTCTTTTGGGGCGATCGCGGCGCGTATAACGGCAACCCGCCTGGCGCCGGCCTTGATCACATCGCGGATATTCGTTCCATTTATGCCCCCTATCGCAACGAACGGAGTATCTATGCTCTTTGAAGCCCACTTAACAAACTCAATGCCAAGTGTGCGGTTATCAGGTTTGCTTGGCGTGGAGAATATAGGGCCGATACTTATATAGTCGGCTCCGCTTTTGGCGCCTTTTAACGCCTGCTGTTTGCTATGCGTGGAAAGGCCTATGATCTTATCCAGGCCCAAAAGCTTTCTTGCAACATGAACGGGGATATCCGATTGGCCCAAATGTATCCCGTCCGCGCCCACGGCCAGGCACACATCAATATAATCATTGACGATGAATTTTGTCCTGGGGGCGTGTCTCGACACGCCCCTACATATTTCCGCAATTTCCTTGGCCCACCTGTAATACTGCCCAATTGAGGCTTTCTTATCTCTCAACTGGATCATCCTGCACCCGCCTTTGATGATCTCCCTCACCGCATCGACCGGCGACCTGCCGCCCAACACATCCGGATCGGTAACGACATAGAGATCGAAATCTAATTTATCCGCACGGGCATACAGCCGCATGCCCCTACAAAGGCATTTCTCAATCTCATATATTTCAAATCTAATCTTTTTAAATTCTCTGCCAACATTCGGGTCAATCAATTTTGCAAATTCTTCGAGTACCCTGGCCGCCTCCTGCGCTCTTTTGATGTTCGCGGTTATGATTGAGGGCAGGTCCGGTCTTTTCCCTTCGGGCTCAGAGTAAAGTTTTCTGCCGCTGTCCTTTTTTATATTTCTTGAATCAAGAAGCCTTTCATCACCTTTGGACGCTAAAAACACTGCCTCTTTGACTTTTCCGCGGAGATATTTTATCTTTTTTGTGAGTTCTTTGTCGCGCCAAATAAATCTTGCGGCCTCTTCAACAACCCGGAGTCCTTCCATTAAGCGGTTGGTGTCGGCATCAATGATAGCGTAAATTGAAGATCTCACTATTATTAGATTATATCATTGGAAATTGGATATTGGTCATTGGACATTTCCGGA
Above is a window of Candidatus Margulisiibacteriota bacterium DNA encoding:
- the leuD gene encoding 3-isopropylmalate dehydratase small subunit, with product MQGKVWKFKDNIDTDLIIPARYLNTHDPAELAKHCMEDADPEFAKKAGKGDFIVAGENFGCGSSREHAPVAIKAAGISAVIAKSFARIFFRNSINVGLPIMEIKETDEISEGDILKVDLEKGTINDGTTGKTYRAEPFPEFMKNIIDKGGLVQHVKEKL
- a CDS encoding 3-isopropylmalate dehydrogenase; this encodes MSKKNYKIGVIGGDGTGPEVVAEALKVLKAVEKKFSIKCETTQLPYDGNRYLETGITITDEEINGLKKYDAVLLGAIGHPKVAPGILEKGILLKTRFGLDQYINLRPVKLYENVWTPLKDKGPEHIDFVVVRENTEGLYVGTGGSLKKGTKDEVAIQDSINTRKGVERCIRYAFELARKRDKKKQLTLVGKTNVLTYAFDLWERTFYEVAKEYPDIKPDYAHVDATCMWFVKNPEWFDVIVTDNLFGDIITDLGAMIQGGMGIAAGGNINPEGVSMFEPIGGSAPKYTGKNVINPLAAIGALQMLLENIGEEKAAAAVEKSIMAACKKMKSMAAGKMGYSTTEVGDMVAEGI
- a CDS encoding thiazole synthase, producing the protein MSEELVIAGRKFRSRLMLGTGKYKTFELMKEALDASGCEIVTVAVRRVNLDKPQEKSLLDYIDRNKYFILPNTAGCYSVDEAVRIARLGKAAGLTNWVKLEVIADPKYLFPDPIATIEAAKILIKEGFIVLPYTTDDVTVAKKLAEIGCSTVMPGASFIGSGQGVPNYAKIKLIKASVSVPVVVDSGIGCASDAAVAMETGADACLINTAVAEAENPVLMAESMKLAVEAGRKSFLSGRMPVREYASASSPAAGISK
- a CDS encoding thiamine phosphate synthase, with amino-acid sequence MRSSIYAIIDADTNRLMEGLRVVEEAARFIWRDKELTKKIKYLRGKVKEAVFLASKGDERLLDSRNIKKDSGRKLYSEPEGKRPDLPSIITANIKRAQEAARVLEEFAKLIDPNVGREFKKIRFEIYEIEKCLCRGMRLYARADKLDFDLYVVTDPDVLGGRSPVDAVREIIKGGCRMIQLRDKKASIGQYYRWAKEIAEICRGVSRHAPRTKFIVNDYIDVCLAVGADGIHLGQSDIPVHVARKLLGLDKIIGLSTHSKQQALKGAKSGADYISIGPIFSTPSKPDNRTLGIEFVKWASKSIDTPFVAIGGINGTNIRDVIKAGARRVAVIRAAIAPKDIASSTKKLRRAFK